GGCACGATCATGAAGAACACACTGAGGCCATTTTGTCCAGCGGACAGTGGCCAATAAAGCGTTGTTACACGTGTCCGCAGTTATGTCAATGTCACGTCCCTTTCAAACCTGATTaacatttgtaaaatgtctgGTGATAGTGTGGGCGCAGGGTCTACGAGTTTGGGTGTCACATAAAACAGAGCCCACTTGAGTTTAGTTTCAGCTGACCTCTTCAGCTTCCGAAGATGCCCTGTTTATCGAAATGCGCTCCTGGTTATCAGCTCTTTACACTCAGCTATGGCACTTGAACATCACCTTGACCTGAACACCATGCCATCCTGCATAGGCACAATGTTACAGAGAGTATTATAAATAGAAGAAGGACAATACATCTACTTCATTAGACTAGGAAACTAGGAAATATAGCAAAAAAACGCATGGCCAAATCAATAATATCCACCCATAAAATTCCATCCATAAAATATCCATCTGTCTCGACGTGAATTTCAGCTTTTGTCCCGAACGAGAGTCCCATTTTTCTATTAATTGATATAAAAACACGAATTTACTCAACTATCCCATGTTAGGTGCACACAGCTCACCAATTGGTGTGGCTGTAGCTCAGACAAATATACTACTTTTGCAATCGCACCATTGTAacttcaacaacacagacactcaagTTACTTACAACCTCCAAAGCATAGCCTCAGCATCATCAAGCAATAAAGCGAAATCATTTCCACAACTTTGCATCGTTGTAAGTtgataattaaaataaaaactcaCTCGCTATTTTGGGTCCAATGTTTGATGGTACAATTTGTGTGATTCCAACTTAACAGTTCAgtttacatttcagttacatttgtagtttttccGCAGAATGAAAGTTTTGGTGGGAGGCTCGCGCAGTTGTCCTTCAAACGCACTGTTCTCGTGAGGGCGCTCGAACTACATATTAACCTCGCGGCCATCTAGTGGCACGTTCGTGCGCGCCCTGCCTCCATCCCAACCTCCCGAggtatttctgtctgtctcgtaTTTCCCCCTCTGAGTCGAACACAGACGATTCGAGAGAATTTAATACGGACTGTAAAACAATCTGGTTTCCTTCATGAAAGCTTTAGAAGTTTAACTGTTTTCTTGATAAACTACTCCGCTCATTAGGCAACTATTTAATTGACCTGTTTGTCTCACATGGCCGTTGAAAATGTTACtttaatgtgtgcttgtgttaaaATAACACAAAGCTACATTTGCCACACAAAATGCAGTCCAATCCACGTAATGACTGTACGCGAGGTCATATTGCCCATCACCCACTGGCACAGTGATGAGCAGGAAATAATCAAGATTTTAAACTGGTGGTTTTAACGAACAGTCACATAAAATTAACTTACAGTGGCTTATGTCAGCTAATGTAATACAGCAACTATATTAGGAATTGATAAGTAAAACGActaaaagtgtgtttttgtcacaGATTATGGCTATAAATGGTAAACTCTTCAGATCTATGATATACCAATATAACAAGCAACAATGACAAGTACCATAATGTTATACTCTGTAAACCAGGCATTGGTCAGGTGGGGTATGACTCGAATCCCAAAAGAAATGTAATAATGGGATTTCAAAGTATCGTGGGGTGTCGCGCTTCAGACTTGGCACTGCCACTACATCCACCACGGCCTCAAAGGGCATCACTGGCAAacccattaacacacattaattaCCGGATTAAATACGTGTTCAAACATTTCTGATGAATTAAACATAGTAGGTACAGGAGGCAAAGCTCAAATGCCATTGGTGCAACCAGCTGTCAGTTGTGTTTTTGCTTGCGTATGGTTGGGAAAAAAATGTTGATTGATCAATGGAAAATTCTCTGTGGGCATggtaatgaagagagagggagaaagagagagagagagagagaaagagagagagagagagagaaagagagagaggtttgaatGTCATCTGGTCTTCCATAGCGCCCTCGGCCATGCATGTGGCTCATAGCCTCATGGGAAAGAACATGAGGTCTGTAATATTACAGCTCCATAACAATATAAAGCTCTGACGCATTGGAGCTCCACTGACAGACGACCTGAGCTTATTATCTAAAATCCCCGACAAGATCACTTCTGATGCGTATTTTTaactgtcattttcatttcaagtcAGCTGAATTTTATTCTTTTTCATTCTGACCTCATGCgtcttgtttttctctgtagGTAAATATTCATAAATACGACTCAAGTGCATTACAGAATCATACCAACAGAGGGCAGAAGACGTTCATTTTTGGTAACTGTCAACCAAAAGTTAACGCCACAGATTAATTTGTCATTGTACACATTTTAAATAAGGATGATGTTTGCTTCTTCAATAAGACAACAAATGATTTAGAGACACAGAAAATGTTCCATGGTGTTTGTGCTGTATCTAAGATGACCTTCCTATGCAGTCATGCTTGCGAGCTGAGACACGGAATATAACACAATTACTTACTTTCGAAGTACTATAGAGAAAGTCTAGATTCAGTTTCATGGTATAAGCTAAATGTTTTACATGTGTttgatgtatttgttttgacatttGATCACAAACACGTCTGCATCACTAACATGTATTTAGTCATTTGCAAGGCAGTGAATCACAACTGGCTGGGTATAAACACACGGACATCTTAAAGCGTTGTGTCTGATATCCGGTGCAGTTTGTTTGTGCTTCCTTTGGTCTGTCACAGAGTGAACCTCGCACCGGAATGCTGGCGTACCATTGCAGGCTTTCTCACAAATCAGGAAGCGCGCTCCATTTTTTGCCATGCTGTAAGCATGTGCTGCATTGCACCCTGCTGGGCTTCACAGAGCCCTGGCATGACAAGGACATACCAGGGCCACGTCAGTGCTAGAAGAAGGCTAGTTTAGGGCCACGTCAGGGGCCACATCTTGGCCAAATCCAGACCAAAAACAGCAGGAACATAGGCTCCAGCTTCACAGCTGACTGGATAGCATCTTGCATCGGTCTATTCCAAGAAGGGGTTCCAGATACAGCTAAGCGTTGTGAGACTTCAAAGACATCCTCTTGAGAGGCCTTGAGCCAGATGGGACatcctctttaaaaaaaaaaaagaggacatgttATTGGACATGGTAGACATACAGATAGTACAGTGTCTGCCAGACTTGGATTACAattaaaaacaatgaaaaactaaaataataaaGCATTTTTAAATCTTAAAATGAGTACTGACATTTGTTGTGAGATTTCTAGCTGAAGCTAGAAGTCTCTGAGCCAAGTCTACAAACAGGCCAAACATGGAGGCAGTGGAGCTTAGATGTGTCTGTTGATCTTAGGAACTTGGTGccaatagaaagaaagaagatgTTTTACAGTGGGAGCATAGTAAGATTCTCTGATGTATTTTCAGTTTCATGAAACAATCCACCATATTGATTGACATGCCTTCAGAGGTATTGAGTTGTTAAAACAGATCGAACAACCAGTTCAGAACAAACAATGCACTCAAACAAAGGATGACATGGCAGACACATGTTCACTTAACACAGCAATGACTCACGACATAGGGTGGATGTGCATCATCAGAATGGATACGAGCTGAAGTCGTATTTGTAAGAGGAGATGTCCTTACTCCTCTTAAGGAACTCCACAAAGGAGCTGATGTTGTGTTTCCCAGACAACACTTAAGAGGTGAGGCTACTCCTACCAGAGATCTCCACAGAGTTGAGGTTTACTCCTACCAGAGATCTCCACAGAGTTGAGGTTTACGCCCcacagaggagtgaggagaTTACTCCTTACAAACAAGACAAGGTTGCATTCCCAGGGAACACTAAAAGATTAGGTTACCACTACCAGGGAACACTACTTAAAGGTGAAGAACGCGTTTCTAATCTTGTccagtttttgtcaaattcaacatTCAGTCTTTAAAACAAACTTGACAACACTGGCAGCAGAGCACACGTGGTAAACATAGAGGTTTTCACATACCTTTCCATACATGTGCATCCAAGTCTTCACTATTAGTGTGTTAGAATAGCTTTGGTCATCGCTTTTCTAAATAGTCTGTTAGTGGAACTAAAATTGGTTTGGTGGACACCAAGGGTCTGTGCCCTGATGAAATTGTTATAACTATAGTTaatgtatttagcagacgcgttTGTCCAAAGCGAAATAATGACATGCTCCACAGGGAAGACATCTGCAATGCACAGCGGGACTTTGGGACCTGGTTCAAGAGGCCAAGGTATAGACAGCTACCAGTTATGTGTACAGGAGAGTTAGTTTGACGTCTAAACTAGATTTAGGCCTTTACCCACACAGAGGTAGAGTCCAGTGTATCACATTACCCATGACAGCTACCAGTTATGTGTACAGGAGAGTTAGTTTGATGTCTAAACTATAGGTTTAGGCCTTTACCCACACAGAGGTAGAGTCCAGTGTATCACATTACTCATGTCAGAGAGGGGAACCACCATGAGGAAGCTGATTGAGAGAGGATCAATCCCCTAGTTAAGGCCGTCCTGTTGGACGTCTCTGAGAGAGCTGTATTGGAGGAGTTCCTGAAAGTGACGCCCATATAAACTTCCCCATGAGTGAAATGATGAATCAATAACTCATCTTGAACTGGGCTAATCAGCCGACAGAGGGGGAAAACAACACAGCCGTTTGTTACACACAGAAAATGTCCGCCCATTTAATTAAATCTGAAGGTGGGCTGTTTGTCAACAGAGCGTCAAACACAAGCAAGAATTAATTAACATAATGCAGGGGGGGCTCAAGGACGCCTGGTGCTTCAAAGAGGCCGTTGGAGTCGATGTTATTGCCTCTGGTTTCTGATCGGTTGGGTTAAAGACCTCCTTATGAGGAGGGGACCACCAGCATACATGTGTTGTTGAAGAAGCTGTGCTGATTCAGCACATCAGTTAAATGGCTCTCTGTCCAGTGACCTTAAATCTCATCTGTGTGGAGATGGAAGGAAAGTGAGTTTTGGTTCAAATAGATACCGTTAAAACTATTATATATGATATTCAAATGTACTGTATGCTTACTCCATCCTATATAAACCAATGACTGCATTAAGACTCTACAGTCAATTACTTAAACTGTCCTGTGCGCTAACTGTTCATGAGGAAACTGAAATTCCATTCACATGGGTGCATGTAAACCGCCAGCTGTTCATGAGCAAACTGTACCTGCATTCAAATGAACGTGTTTAACAGAAACAGAATACGCTAACTTTACCTCTCAGACACTTTCTGTTGGTTTGTGCCTTCATTCTTTGGCTCATGTTTTCTGTCTTCCAGTAAGTTTACGAGTGACTTCATTAAGTGAAAAGGATGTTCTAGACAAATAGGGGCTGGAAGACTACTGGACAGGCCATAGCTCATTTCTGTTTCATTAAAGATGTTATTGACGGATGACACTGGATTGATTGCATAAGGAGTCCTAACCACCAAGGGGGACTGTGGGTGGATTTGAAGCTCTGGGCATCTCAGTATCTCTCCCTATTGAACAGTGCGACCTGCATCTGCTCTAGTCTAGATCATGGCAGGACTTCCGAATGGCAGAGGTTTTCTAGGtagttttttcttctctctgtctttatctcaaTGCAGACAGTCGAAAGACACATTTCCAGCTTCTACTCGTGTCACTGTCATTCCCTCCCCATCAGACTGCACCATATCTCCACTTCCTCGTGTGGGTGATgattctgcctttctctctcagcaagGTTTCATAGTGACCAGTCTCCCGTTCTCTCgtttttttaaaaatattattttacttTACAGTGATCATATGGCTGCCAGCCACTGTGggtaggctctctctctctctctcttttcctccctctctctcctttgcctaTTTTGGCATGCGTGTGCCAGGTATTTGTTCACATTCCACACACCCTGCGGTGATAGGTATGTTCCCCTCCCGTCCCCGCTCCGCTTTACGGcctgtctctgtccatctcgtgtcttcaaacacacacacacacacacacacacacactctcacacaaacgcacacacacacatatatactctcacacacactcacatatactctcacacacacgcacacacacatacagtatatactcacacacacgcatgtctgTACACCCCTGTGTTGGCTCCTCTGTGTCGACTGGACACCGCAACTGAGGACCATAAGCTTGGCCTCTGTTATGACAGCCTAATGATTAAATCACTACACCCACTATCAGGCCCACAGATATGAAGTGTATTCTTGACATTCAGAGTGTGTTGAATTGGCATAAGAAGgtcctaatgtgtgtgtcccCCTCCAGATAAGCTTTCTTTCGAAGCACATCTGGGAGTTTAGCATGACTGAGTCTCTCCCTGTGTTTTCCATATGGAGTTGGGACCATGGAATAGAGTTTAGAGAGTGGAGTTTAGCGTTGTGAGTTTAGAGTTTGAAGAGTGCTTCTTAGACCCTGGCGACGATGCTGCAGCTCATCTCACTGGCTCACACCatgaggttgtgtgtttgtgtgtgagtgtagccaTTGGCATAGAGAGAAGGCGGGAGTGTGCTGGTCGTCGCTCATGAAATGACGGCGCCGTAACTCTCCGGTCCattcgcatgtgtgtgtgtgtgtgtgtgtgtgtgtgtgtgtcagcggccTCACCACACGATCCTTTCCGCCACACCGCCAGCCCTGTGAGTCACTGCCATTTTACAGgaaccagcgtgtgtgtgtgtgtgtgcgtgtgtgtgtgtgtgtgtgtgtgtgtgtgtgtgtgtgtgtgtactgaccaGCTGATGCAGTTTACGActatttgaaataaaaatacctCAAAGGAAGTCTAATTTCAATGATTTATGCATGATTGACTGAACATGGAAACAGATTTGTTGTCATCTGAAATATTTAAGACAAAAACTTCACACAACCTAAACCTAAGCTGGGGTATAAACCACACAATGGTGACATTCAAATTATGCACAAAAGATAATGTTTCTTTATGTTTTTACTCTTATAAGTAGCTTGCAAGCAATTGTTTTAATTACACTAAAGCTTAATACAATGCATTCAAATACCATAGAAAGACAGTTGTATTATGGCAGAAAATTACATGAATACAGACACATTGTTGCTTCAATAATGCATTGAAGAATTTGTGTTGATATATGCAAGTTTACATTAAAAGTTGAATCATCAATATTGGTAATGCAGTGGCAGTGgatgagactgatcaaaatcaccTACTTACTACTGTCACTACCAGCTAGTTGTCATTCATCCATAGCTTATCCACAATCACATTCTCATTTACAACTTTATCTAAGAGACTATGACCGTGTGTGAACGCACTGTATTAATAATGTGCATAGATATCTGACTAAATTTAATtcaacttgaaaaaaaaaatgcataaatGCCCAGAAGAAGAGCTTTGCTGTTTAGATGTGATATAATTGTTTCAATGTGCTGTGAATATTTCCATATGATTTCACTTTTCCTGTAGTGTTGCAGCTTTCACTGCGCTGGGAGAAATCTGCAAGCATCGCAGCAATAGCATTTAAATATTACagttttattattaatatttcaaatatttaaataaacgTAAACTATTGCCAAGTAGCTATGCGACGACTGGAAAGCAAATTATTTAGGTGgacaaaagaaataaatacaaatcctTGACATTTACTGGTCTTTTAATAAGCTCTGCCCGTAGTATTTCTCTTGGACTGGGCAAAAACAGCATCGGTAATATTTACACGAGGTTCATATAAATGATCATTAAAAGCGCTCCTGGAGATCGAACAGAGAACCATTCGTTCCAAGAGGAATTTTGGTTTAAGAAAGGGAACGTAAGTGTAATAATTTCAGCAGTTTAGGGGAAAACACCAAATTACAATGTCAGGTATCTGGCTATCCAAACGAGTTATGAGTCTATCTCGGCAGCCGTGAAGaggaccccccctccccttctttccttcatccctctctcctccctcaccagACTTGTAGGCACATGAAGCGATTCACCGCAAATGGACCAGAGCCACTCAACGCGAGGGAAGTTTCTGTGACCATTTCGGACGAGCCAGTTAACATGTACATTCAAAGTCAGTCTACTTAGACCATATTTAACGACTGAAAAGAAGAGGGCTACTTTCGTATGATTTTGGCTAACAAAACTGGGCAGGGTAGTTTGCCTTTGGCATCTTCAAAAGTCTACATGGATATGTAGTGGATTACGATACGCAATCATACTGGATTATAAGGTGAGCCAAATGTAACGATTTCTAGTATAAACCTAGTAATGATTGATGGATAGATGAATCTGATGAAATTTCCGTTTTTCTGTTTTACCATTCTCCATGGGGTCGATGAGAACTGAAACGGTTTGAcatatataataacatatatTGTTCAGTGGCCAGTGggttaaatataaatacatatatattcttAATTATAATGAAATGTTATACACATTATACAGAAAATGTACTCTAATTGAAGGGGGAAACTGTCTTCAGTTTATAATGCATTCAACTATGGCGAACATGCCGGCAATAATGTTTTTTAAGACAACCTAAAATGATCACACTGAAAAGGCGCTTTCAAAGCGGCCTTCTCCTCATTCATGTTTTTTAAAGACTATATTTGAACCTCAAACAACCTTTGCTTTCTAGCCCGCAGGGCGCATAACAACTGTTGAAACTCACACGGGTTTTGAGATGGCTAAATCAAGTGTCAGATGCATTGCGCTACACGTTATTTAAAGGCGCTCGTTTAAACCGTGGTCACCTCGGCACGGTAGGGGACGGCCTGTTCCCGCACGGTCAAACAGAAGCTCTTAACCTCGGCGCAGAGGGGTCAGCCACGGCTTTGATCTGGACGCATATAAAGTTACAGACCCCTTTTCGGTCAACATTAGAAATATGTTTATCTAAGCAGGGCTCTGAAACCGTGAAATGAATGCTAGTGATTTAGAACCTTTTAGTAAGCATTGATGAGGAGATACATATCACTGGCGGTGTTAACCTATCCTCCAAATATGACCATATAGTGCCCCAACCGTGTAACAAATTAGTACTTTATAAACAAAATTAATCGTAACTGACTTGCCAGAATAATCTTGGCCACGTCAAGTGATTAGTCAAGTATTTTATAGCCTTGTCTTACAACCCTTCCTCTCATCTAAGCCACAGTGGTGTAGAAAGTCGGAGGAATTTCCTAAGTCAGTGAAGAAAATGTAGATACTTTAAATATGTGGTGACAACTTGATGCGCAAGTCTCCATGCAGACACCCGCTGCCATAAACTCAACAGACATGCTTGAGCATAACAGTAAATCTCAGAATAAAACTAATATTAGACTAAATCATCTGGAATTTACTTTTTTTATGTCATTCTTTTCATTGAATTCAGTACCAAAAACAAGCTTATTGAGATGTTGTTCATGTTAATTTGAAGAAATAGTATGCTATATTCCTTATTCATGcaattcttccccctctcccccctccttctgtTCCTTTCCCCTCCAATAAAACTTTCCAACTTTTATCTCTGCTAAAACCAGGTTCCCATCTGTCCTCATTTTCAGACTCACTGTGAATCCTTTTACCTGGTCACCTGGacaaaaaagggaaataaataaCCTGGGTATGTTTTTCTCTGGGAGAGACAGTTAAAGACATTGGGCCAAAGTCAGGACTGACCATCAAGCCGAGGCTACTGAACTAGTGGCAGCCGCAGCTCCTGGTTGTCATGGAGTTATTGGGCTcagtctccctcctctcctccccctctccgaCCTACACCATCCCACTCCTTAACCTCTCCCTCCCgtccacctctccctcactctctccatccccgaGCACAGCCTCCACCGCTCTCTTCTGtttcctgctctccctcctgtccCTGCTGGGGATTGTGGGTAATCTGTACACCATCGGACTCCTCCTCAGTCGCCGTAGGGGTGGGCGGCGGAGACAGCCGGGGTGGCCATGCTGTCTGGGTCACTCCTGCCTGGGCTCTtcgtcctcctccccctccctctctccctcttcctctcccaccacctcctcctcttcttcctcgtcGTCTCTGCACCTCCAGGTGTTGAGTCTGGCCCTGGCAGACCTGCTGTACCTGTCCACCGCCCCTTTCATTGTGTACGATAGCCTGACAGCCGACTGGGCATTTGGGGAGGTGGGCTGCCGGCTCCTGCTCAGCCTGGACCTGCTTACCATGCACGCCAGCATCTTCACCCTCACCGCCATGAGCATGGACCGGTACCGGGCGGTGGCCGACCCACTGGTGGCATCGGTGTCGCCCTCCTCAGGCCTGGTGCGCGTGGTGCTGGCGTGGGGCATGGCCGTGGCTCTCAGCCTGCCCATGATGATCACCCTGCACCTGGAGGACGGGGGGACCCAGATGCTGTGTGTGCCGGCGTGGGACGAGCAGAGCTCCAAGGCCTACCTGAGCGTGCTGTTCTGCACCAGCATCCTGGCCCCGGGGCTGGCCATCGGGGGGCTGTACACCGCGCTGGGCTGCCTCTACTGGAAGTCCCAGAGCCAGGCGGCGTGGAACTCCAGCAGCACCTACGCGCCACGAGCGCCGCGGCCCAAGGTGCTGCTGCTCATCCTGGGCATCGTGCTGGCCTTCTGGGCCTGCTTCCTGCCCTTCTGGATCTGGCAGCTGCTGCCGCTCTACCGGCCGGACTTGCTGCCATCGGTGCCGACCAGCACGCAGGTCACGGTGAACCGCATCCTGACGGGTCTGACCTACGGTAACTCCTGCGTGAACCCGTTCTTCTACACACTCCTTACGGGCAAGCGCAAGAGAACCAGGCAGACCCTAAGCTCCAGCGGCCCCCAATGTCACAAGACCAGTTCCATACGCTAATGCAGAGCAGACCAGTTCCATACAGAGCAGACCACATGAACATGCTAACACAGAACGTACAAGCTACACATCCTAACACAGAATGGCCCAGCTCCATatgcaaacacagaacagactAGCTATATACGGTAACACAGAACAGACTAGCTACACACACTagttactacacacacagaacagactagCTATGTACGCTTACACAGAGCAGACTAGCTACACACACTAGTTACTATACACACAGAACAGTCTAGCTATGTACAGTATGCTAGAACATAGTGGACTAGCTCCACATGCTAACAGAATGAACAAGCACTTTATGATAATACAGAATGGACCAGTTTTGATCAGAAATGTCGAATGGGCCAGCACC
The DNA window shown above is from Clupea harengus chromosome 11, Ch_v2.0.2, whole genome shotgun sequence and carries:
- the LOC105912975 gene encoding urotensin-2 receptor codes for the protein MELLGSVSLLSSPSPTYTIPLLNLSLPSTSPSLSPSPSTASTALFCFLLSLLSLLGIVGNLYTIGLLLSRRRGGRRRQPGWPCCLGHSCLGSSSSSPSLSPSSSPTTSSSSSSSSLHLQVLSLALADLLYLSTAPFIVYDSLTADWAFGEVGCRLLLSLDLLTMHASIFTLTAMSMDRYRAVADPLVASVSPSSGLVRVVLAWGMAVALSLPMMITLHLEDGGTQMLCVPAWDEQSSKAYLSVLFCTSILAPGLAIGGLYTALGCLYWKSQSQAAWNSSSTYAPRAPRPKVLLLILGIVLAFWACFLPFWIWQLLPLYRPDLLPSVPTSTQVTVNRILTGLTYGNSCVNPFFYTLLTGKRKRTRQTLSSSGPQCHKTSSIR